One Arcobacter sp. FWKO B genomic window, TTTACAGCTGGAACCATGACAGGAGCACCTAAAATAAGAGCTATGGAGCTTATAGCGGAATTTGAAGGTATCAAAAGAGGATTTTATAGTGGCAGTATCGCATATTTTGGATTTGATGGAAATATGGATAGTGCAATTACCATTAGAACAACACTTTTAAAAGACTCTGTAGTTTATTTTCAAGCAGGTGCAGGTGTAGTAGCTGATAGTAAACCAGAACTTGAATATCTTGAAGTTACAAATAAACTTGCAGCAAATATAGCAACATTAAAAGACTTAGTATAAAGGGTAATTTTTGAATACTTTTATGCAAACAGCTGTTAAAGAAGCACACAAAGCTATCACCAAAAACCACGGCGGACCTTTTGGTGCAGTTGTTGTCAAAGATGGAAAAATTATCTCAAAAGCACATAATTGTGTAATAAAAACAAATGATCCAACATCACATGCGGAAGTCAATGCTATAAAAAAAGCTAGTAAAATTTTAAATACATTTGATTTAAGCGGATGTGAACTTTATACTAATTGTATGCCTTGTCCAATGTGTCTTGGTGCTATTAAATGGTCAAATATAAAGAAAATATACTATGGTGCTACTTCACAAGATGCCTCTGATATTGGATTTAGAGATTTGATTTTTTATGAAAAAAATAACCAATATGAGCTTATCAATCTAAATAGAACAGAATGTTTAGAACCCTTTAAAATCTGGCAAAATAAAGAAGATAAAATCCAATACTAAACTACGGAACACTAATTGTATGTATATACCCTATAAACTTCTTATAGGATATAGAATATGAATACA contains:
- a CDS encoding nucleoside deaminase codes for the protein MNTFMQTAVKEAHKAITKNHGGPFGAVVVKDGKIISKAHNCVIKTNDPTSHAEVNAIKKASKILNTFDLSGCELYTNCMPCPMCLGAIKWSNIKKIYYGATSQDASDIGFRDLIFYEKNNQYELINLNRTECLEPFKIWQNKEDKIQY